Proteins found in one Aethina tumida isolate Nest 87 chromosome 1, icAetTumi1.1, whole genome shotgun sequence genomic segment:
- the LOC109600133 gene encoding uncharacterized protein LOC109600133 has translation MANLEKKLLHVSKEIESQIDQAIEKINNLDTGDLEQLRKARLIELKKLEDKKREWLLNGHGKYEEMLEEKRFFDVIKKSENVVLHFYRTNSPRCEIVDKHLRILAGKHVETLFTKLNAEKAPFLADNLNIVIIPTIVLIKGSTIVDRIVGFTQLGNRDDFTTEMMEWRIAQGEVISYEGDKAVPPQHQQGTKENYGFKKIRDSYYNRDDDDVDLEDATFSSQDHQPKIKSEHLSPELTPEEAAELGLHE, from the coding sequence ATGGCTAACTTGGAGAAAAAGCTGCTGCACGTTTCCAAAGAAATCGAAAGTCAGATTGATCAggcaatagaaaaaataaacaatttggaTACTGGCGATTTGGAACAACTAAGAAAGGCGCGTTTAATCGAGCTGAAAAAGTTGGAGGACAAGAAACGTGAATGGTTATTAAACGGACACGGGAAATATGAGGAAATGCTGGAGGAGAAGCGTTTCTTTGACGTTATCAAAAAGTCCGAGAACGTagtgttacatttttacaggACCAATTCGCCGCGATGCGAAATCGTGGACAAACACTTGAGAATTCTGGCCGGAAAACACGTCGAGACATTGTTCACGAAACTGAACGCCGAAAAGGCCCCATTCCTGGCCGACAACCTGAACATCGTCATCATACCGACAATAGTACTGATAAAGGGGAGCACAATTGTCGATAGGATCGTCGGTTTCACGCAATTAGGCAACCGCGACGATTTCACCACCGAAATGATGGAGTGGCGCATCGCCCAGGGCGAGGTGATTAGCTACGAGGGCGACAAGGCCGTGCCGCCCCAGCACCAACAAGGAACGAAGGAAAACTACGGCTTCAAGAAAATCAGGGACAGCTACTACAACAGGGATGACGACGATGTCGATTTGGAGGATGCAACGTTTTCTAGTCAAGATCACCAGCCGAAAATCAAGAGCGAGCACCTGTCCCCCGAACTCACCCCGGAGGAGGCGGCTGAGCTGGGACTGCATGAATGA
- the LOC109600132 gene encoding putative tricarboxylate transport protein, mitochondrial, with the protein MDFKSQTLCPFRRPWMIRSGAANAGSSSKSLKGVLAGGITGGIEACITYPTEFVKTQLQLDEKSAKKMYAGPIDVVKKTIEQKGVKGLYKGLSVLIMGSIPKTGIRFGSFEMVKKRMQGPDGSLTPLMRMFCGLCAGCFESVFVVTPMETIKVKFINDQRSPNPRFHGLVQGVGSIIKEEGLRGCYKGLVATTLRQSTNQAVRFFVVESLKDWYREGDHTKPIIAPIITCFGIIAGCASVLCNAPLDVVKTRMQSLEAHKYKNIFDCIQQIWNNEGPRAFYKGTVPRLIRVGLDAGVTFTVYDLIMDAFNTIRP; encoded by the coding sequence ATGGACTTTAAAAGCCAAACACTGTGTCCATTCCGAAGACCGTGGATGATCAGAAGCGGAGCGGCGAACGCAGGTTCCTCAAGCAAAAGCTTGAAGGGTGTCTTGGCGGGCGGCATAACAGGAGGCATCGAGGCGTGCATCACGTATCCGACCGAATTTGTGAAGACCCAGCTGCAGCTGGACGAGAAATCTGccaaaaaaatgtatgcaGGCCCCATTGACGTTGTCAAAAAAACGATCGAGCAAAAGGGCGTGAAAGGTCTGTACAAAGGTTTGAGCGTGCTGATCATGGGCTCCATACCCAAGACCGGCATCCGTTTCGGCTCCTTCGAAATGGTGAAGAAACGCATGCAAGGCCCCGACGGCAGTCTCACCCCTCTCATGCGAATGTTCTGCGGCCTTTGTGCCGGCTGTTTCGAATCGGTGTTCGTCGTAACTCCCATGGAGACTATCAAGGTGAAATTCATCAACGATCAACGATCGCCGAATCCAAGGTTCCACGGCCTGGTCCAAGGCGTCGGCAGCATCATCAAGGAAGAGGGACTGAGAGGATGTTACAAGGGACTGGTGGCAACGACGCTGAGACAAAGCACGAATCAGGCGGTCCGGTTCTTCGTCGTCGAGTCACTGAAAGATTGGTACCGAGAGGGTGACCATACGAAACCGATCATTGCGCCGATAATCACCTGTTTTGGAATAATAGCGGGATGTGCGTCGGTCCTGTGCAACGCCCCGTTGGACGTGGTCAAAACTCGCATGCAAAGTTTGGAGGCTCACAAGTACAAGAACATTTTCGATTGCATCCAGCAGATCTGGAACAACGAGGGGCCGCGGGCCTTCTACAAGGGAACCGTTCCGAGATTGATTCGTGTGGGACTCGATGCCGGTGTCACCTTCACCGTATACGACTTAATCATGGACGCTTTCAATACAATTCGGCCATaa